One part of the Streptomyces lienomycini genome encodes these proteins:
- a CDS encoding DUF948 domain-containing protein — MHTVSGGEVAGILVAVFWAILVSFLAVALARLAQTLRTTTKLVADVTDQAVPLLADASSAVRSAQTQIDRVDAIASDVQEVTSNASALSTTVASTFGGPLVKVAAFGYGVRRALGGRKEDVPAGRAKEPRRAVIVGRTIPAARRTKRKKD, encoded by the coding sequence GTGCACACAGTGTCCGGTGGCGAGGTGGCCGGGATCCTGGTGGCCGTCTTCTGGGCGATCCTGGTCTCCTTCCTCGCCGTCGCACTGGCGAGGCTGGCCCAGACGCTCAGGACGACCACCAAACTCGTGGCGGACGTGACCGACCAGGCGGTGCCGCTGCTGGCCGACGCCTCGTCGGCGGTGCGCTCCGCGCAGACCCAGATCGACCGGGTCGACGCGATCGCCTCCGACGTCCAGGAGGTCACGTCGAACGCCTCCGCGCTCTCCACGACCGTGGCCTCCACCTTCGGCGGCCCCCTGGTCAAGGTCGCGGCGTTCGGGTACGGCGTGCGCCGGGCACTCGGCGGTCGCAAGGAAGACGTGCCCGCCGGCCGGGCCAAGGAGCCGCGGCGTGCCGTGATCGTCGGCCGTACGATCCCGGCCGCGCGGCGGACGAAGCGGAAGAAGGACTGA
- the rpsD gene encoding 30S ribosomal protein S4 gives MANQPRPKVKKSRALGIALTPKAVKYFEARPYPPGEHGRGRKQNSDYKVRLLEKQRLRAQYDLSERQLVRAYERASKTNMKTGEALVIELERRLDALVLRSGIARTIYQARQMVVHGHIQVNGQKVDKPSFRVRPDDVVQVRDRSKEKTLFTIAREGGFAPDGETPRYLQVNLKALAFRLDREPNRKEIPVICDEQLVVEYYAR, from the coding sequence GTGGCGAACCAGCCCCGTCCCAAGGTCAAGAAGTCGCGTGCCCTCGGCATCGCGCTGACCCCGAAGGCCGTCAAGTACTTCGAGGCCCGCCCCTACCCGCCGGGCGAGCACGGCCGCGGCCGCAAGCAGAACTCGGACTACAAGGTCCGTCTGCTCGAGAAGCAGCGTCTGCGCGCGCAGTACGACCTCAGCGAGCGCCAGCTCGTCCGCGCCTACGAGCGTGCCTCCAAGACCAACATGAAGACCGGCGAGGCCCTGGTCATCGAGCTCGAGCGCCGTCTCGACGCGCTGGTCCTGCGTTCGGGCATCGCCCGCACGATCTACCAGGCCCGCCAGATGGTCGTCCACGGCCACATCCAGGTCAACGGCCAGAAGGTCGACAAGCCGTCCTTCCGCGTCCGCCCGGACGACGTCGTGCAGGTGCGCGACCGCTCCAAGGAGAAGACGCTCTTCACCATCGCCCGCGAGGGTGGCTTCGCCCCCGACGGCGAGACCCCGCGCTACCTCCAGGTGAACCTCAAGGCCCTGGCGTTCCGCCTGGACCGCGAGCCGAACCGCAAGGAGATCCCGGTGATCTGCGACGAGCAGCTCGTCGTCGAGTACTACGCCCGCTGA
- a CDS encoding replication-associated recombination protein A, producing the protein MEPDLFTAAAEERQEKDPTGSPLAVRMRPRTLDEVVGQQHLLKPGSPLRRLVGEGGSGPAGPSSVILWGPPGTGKTTLAYVVSKATNKRFVELSAITAGVKEVRAVIDGARRAVGGYGKETVLFLDEIHRFSKAQQDSLLPAVENRWVTLIAATTENPYFSVISPLLSRSLLLTLEPLTDDDLRNLLRRALTDERGLGGALALPEDTEEHLLRIAGGDARRALTALEAAAGAALDKGEPEIALSTLEETVDRAAVKYDRDGDQHYDVASALIKSIRGSDVDAALHYLARMVEAGEDPRFIARRLMISASEDIGLADPNALQIAVAAAQAVAMIGFPEAALTLSHATIALALAPKSNAATTAIGAALEDVRKGHAGPVPAHLRDSHYKGAGKLGHGQGYVYPHDLPEGIAAQQYAPDELKDRTYYAPTRHGAEARYADAVEWTRGHLGRKRS; encoded by the coding sequence GTGGAGCCCGACCTGTTCACCGCCGCAGCCGAAGAACGCCAGGAGAAGGACCCGACCGGCAGCCCCCTCGCCGTGCGGATGCGCCCGCGCACCCTCGACGAGGTCGTCGGTCAGCAGCACCTGCTCAAGCCCGGATCCCCCCTGCGCCGTCTGGTGGGCGAGGGAGGCTCCGGCCCCGCCGGCCCCTCCTCGGTCATCCTCTGGGGCCCGCCGGGCACCGGCAAGACCACCCTGGCGTACGTCGTCTCCAAGGCCACCAACAAGCGGTTCGTGGAGCTGTCGGCGATCACCGCGGGCGTCAAGGAGGTCCGCGCGGTCATCGACGGCGCCCGCCGCGCGGTCGGCGGATACGGCAAGGAGACCGTCCTCTTCCTCGACGAGATCCACCGCTTCAGCAAGGCCCAGCAGGACTCCCTCCTCCCGGCCGTCGAGAACCGCTGGGTCACCCTGATCGCCGCCACCACCGAGAACCCGTACTTCTCGGTGATCTCCCCACTGCTCTCCCGCTCCCTCCTGCTCACCCTCGAACCCCTCACCGACGACGATCTCCGGAACCTGCTGCGCCGCGCCCTGACCGACGAGCGCGGCCTGGGGGGAGCCCTCGCCCTGCCCGAGGACACCGAGGAGCACCTCCTGCGCATCGCGGGCGGCGACGCCCGCCGCGCCCTGACCGCCCTGGAGGCCGCCGCCGGGGCCGCGCTGGACAAGGGCGAGCCGGAGATCGCCCTGAGCACGCTGGAGGAGACGGTCGACCGGGCCGCCGTGAAGTACGACCGCGACGGCGACCAGCACTACGACGTCGCCAGCGCCCTGATCAAGTCCATCCGCGGCTCCGACGTGGACGCCGCCCTGCACTACCTGGCCCGGATGGTCGAGGCCGGCGAGGACCCCCGCTTCATCGCCCGGCGCCTGATGATCTCCGCCAGCGAGGACATCGGCCTCGCCGACCCCAACGCGCTGCAGATCGCCGTGGCGGCCGCCCAGGCCGTCGCCATGATCGGCTTCCCCGAGGCCGCCCTCACCCTCAGCCACGCCACCATCGCCCTGGCCCTCGCCCCCAAGTCCAACGCCGCGACCACCGCCATCGGCGCCGCCCTGGAGGACGTGCGCAAGGGCCACGCCGGACCGGTCCCCGCGCACCTGCGCGACAGCCACTACAAGGGCGCGGGCAAGCTGGGGCACGGGCAGGGCTACGTGTACCCGCACGACCTGCCGGAGGGCATCGCCGCCCAGCAGTACGCCCCGGACGAGCTGAAGGACCGCACGTACTACGCGCCGACCCGGCACGGAGCCGAGGCGAGATACGCGGACGCGGTGGAGTGGACCCGCGGGCACCTCGGTCGCAAGCGGTCCTGA
- a CDS encoding vitamin K epoxide reductase family protein: MSKTTVKDASTVAESAPDPTTRATRTEGGSRALALLLVITGAAGLLAAWVITIDKQKILEAKVAGTTFTPGCSLNPVVSCGNIMESDQASVFGFPNPMLGLVAYGIVICVGMSLLARATYPRWYWLTFNAGCLFGVAFVSWLQFQSLYRINSLCLWCCLAWVATILMFWYVTSFNVRKGFLPAPNWLRGFFGEFTWVLPVLHVGIIGMMILTRWWDFWTS, translated from the coding sequence ATGAGCAAGACGACAGTGAAGGACGCCTCCACCGTGGCAGAGTCCGCGCCGGACCCCACCACCCGAGCCACACGCACCGAGGGCGGCAGCCGCGCCCTCGCGCTGCTGCTGGTGATCACGGGCGCGGCCGGCCTGCTCGCCGCCTGGGTCATCACGATCGACAAGCAGAAGATCCTCGAGGCCAAGGTCGCCGGCACCACGTTCACGCCCGGCTGCAGCCTCAACCCGGTCGTCTCCTGCGGCAACATCATGGAGAGCGACCAGGCCTCCGTCTTCGGCTTCCCCAACCCGATGCTCGGCCTCGTCGCCTACGGCATCGTCATCTGCGTCGGCATGAGCCTGCTCGCCCGCGCCACCTACCCGCGCTGGTACTGGCTCACCTTCAACGCCGGCTGCCTCTTCGGTGTCGCGTTCGTCTCCTGGCTGCAGTTCCAGTCCCTGTACCGGATCAACTCGCTGTGCCTGTGGTGCTGCCTGGCCTGGGTCGCCACCATCCTGATGTTCTGGTACGTGACGTCCTTCAACGTCCGCAAGGGCTTCCTGCCCGCGCCGAACTGGCTGCGCGGGTTCTTCGGCGAGTTCACCTGGGTCCTGCCGGTGCTCCACGTCGGCATCATCGGCATGATGATCCTCACCCGCTGGTGGGACTTCTGGACCAGCTGA